In Rutidosis leptorrhynchoides isolate AG116_Rl617_1_P2 chromosome 2, CSIRO_AGI_Rlap_v1, whole genome shotgun sequence, one genomic interval encodes:
- the LOC139889534 gene encoding uncharacterized mitochondrial protein AtMg00810-like, with translation MSSIGTIKFFLGIQVVQTNQGIFLHQTKYVSDILKRFKIEDEHPARTPLSVNHRITPDKEGAKVDKTLYRAIIGSLMYLKASRPDIMFAVCLCARYQANPNVHHLLVVKKIMRYLKQTPNLGLWYPCDNDFELTAYSDSDYGGCKKYFKLTSGDVVPDEETKE, from the exons atgagttcaataGGAACTATCAAATTCTTCCTTGGTATTCAAGTTGTACAAACAAATCAGGGTATCTTTTTACATCAGACGAAATATGTATCAGATATTCTGAAAAGATTCAAAATAGAAGATGAACATCCTGCAAGGACTCCGCTATCGGTGAATCACAGGATTACACCGGATAAGGAAGGTGCTAAGGTTGATAAAACCTTATATAGGGCCATCATTGGTTCTTTGATGTATCTGAAAGCGTCTCGCCCTGATATCATGTTCGCAGTTTGTTTATGTGCTCGCTATCAAGCAAATCCGAATGTACATCATTTGCTTGTGGTGAAAAAGATTATGCGTTATTTAAAGCAAACTCCGAATTTGGGCCTATGGTATCCTTGTGATAATGATTTTGAACTGACGGCTTATAGTGATTCCGACTATGGTGGATGCAAGAAATATTTTAAGttaacatcaggag ATGTCGTTCCTGATGAAGAGACCAAAGAGTAA